In one window of Carcharodon carcharias isolate sCarCar2 chromosome 14, sCarCar2.pri, whole genome shotgun sequence DNA:
- the c14h19orf44 gene encoding uncharacterized protein C19orf44 homolog isoform X1, whose amino-acid sequence MMFRKGGLRNSALARAQAQLSGQRIFGSFEDSGDELQEYMNTLYKKSNSLKINPFNLHEISDQSDISLEDIVDREWKGNRYSKTAATVKPAEGIRELPLTGNRFLKKPNKLAVSQSPTVSKSMLKKANEEDTRRPDAASAWVRSSSAVLARLTQIENKIVSRRLSAHTIDSDEDSHISDEKQLSPKSSSELSGKGSRFLKRMSDTATKQEHNVRTLKKEMGSSKRDQHNAYPRTPARVATIDSDEEEMRKILGGSLELADESELIKRSLVTPQHSFKLRKQSTLRNHPRGQLRMPSPPSVGSPLSQSPRMKFVKQLPSSPSERSEIKSLDELFAEPSVAEDVKSLDNESSNDFRLNILTLEDLVPSVEQKTTKEAPTLKNEESRPPDNQNTQSALHTSELRMANELVSPHTQPSTPSREKYESDLESDIMVENAVTGSEITEHLTGDSNVSKKEKNFPEKLHKRLKADGESTLCSEYSEDFENSDSEVSLAKMDQSESCADQSESSADRLSKEELKTDYSDYSTFHSTSSTPTSDQSNLAASSESSCSLRRKRESGLTKVIVKDTAIQTQPSGFTYTWPREGGVTVLGASLGAAYIDPTPIASHVISPEAMEALTAYNPASFALNDMLKQQLTLIRQFVQVSRHLYLSVVASIEQDNYHYTTLEETKEFIRSRRPPPISLDQALEEVHQELKEYHCI is encoded by the exons at GATGTTCAGGAAAGGTGGATTGCGGAATTCTGCCCTGGCGAGAGCCCAGGCCCAGCTCTCTGGACAGAGAATATTTGGAAGCTTTGAGGACTCTGGAGATGAACTGCAG GAATATATGAACACTCTGTACAAGAAAAGCAATTCCCTGAAGATTAATCCATTTAACTTGCATGAAATCAGTGACCAAAGTGACATTTCATTAGAGGATATAGTGGATAGAGAATGGAAAGGGAATCGATATTCAAAAACTGCAGCTACTGTAAAGCCAGCAGAAGGCATCAGGGAGCTGCCATTGACTGGCAATCGGTTCTTGAAGAAGCCAAACAAATTGGCAGTGTCACAAAGTCCCACAGTGAGCAAGAGCATGTTGAAGAAAGCTAATGAGGAAGACACAAGAAGACCAGATGCTGCCTCGGCGTGGGTCAGATCTTCCAGTGCTGTGCTTGCCAGACTAACGCAAATAGAAAACAAAATCGTGAGCAGAAGACTGAGTGCACACACAATCGATTCTGATGAGGATTCACATATTTCTGATGAGAAGCAACTTTCTCCCAAGTCAAGCAGTGAGTTAAGTGGAAAAGGGAGCAGATTCCTGAAGAGAATGTCAGATACTGCTACAAAGCAGGAGCACAATGTCAGGACTCTGAAGAAAGAAATGGGATCTTCAAAGAGAGACCAGCATAATGCATATCCTCGAACTCCAGCCAGAGTGGCCACAATTGACAGTGATGAAGAGGAAATGAGGAAAATACTAGGAGGCTCCTTAGAACTCGCTGATGAAAGTGAACTTATAAAAAGATCACTTGTAACTCCACAACACAGTTTCAAGCTGCGAAAACAG TCTACCTTGAGAAACCATCCGAGGGGCCAATTGAGAATGCCCTCCCCACCTAGTGTGGGTTCCCCTCTGAGCCAGTCTCCAAGAATGAAGTTTGTGAAACAACTCCCGTCTTCCCCATCTGAACGAAGTGAGATTAAGTCTTTGGATGAGCTCTTTGCTGAACCCTCTGTTGCTGAGGATGTGAAAAGTCTTGACAATGAGTCCTCCAATG ACTTCCGGCTAAATATCTTGACTCTGGAAGATTTGGTTCCATCTGTAGAACAGAAAACTACAAAAGAAGCACCAACTCTGAAG aatgaagAGAGTCGACCCCCTGATAATCAGAATACGCAATCTGCTCTTCACACCTCAGAGCTACGTATGGCAAATGAGCTAGTCAGTCCACATACTCAACCTTCCACACCTTCAAGAGAAAAATATGAGAGTGACTTGGAAAGTGATATCATGGTGGAAAATGCTGTAACTGGAAGTGAAATCACTGAACATTTGACTGGCGATTCTAATGTGTCAAAGAAGGAAAAGAACTTTCCAGAGAAGCTGCACAAGCGATTAAAAGCAGATGGTGAGAGCACTCTGTGTTCTGAATACTCGGAGGACTTTGAAAATTCTGACTCTGAAGTATCATTGGCAAAAATGGACCAGAGTGAATCATGTGCTGACCAGAGTGAATCAAGTGCTGACCGGTTATCTAAGGAGGAGCTAAAGACAGATTACTCTGACTACAGCACTTTCCATTCAACATCCTCAACTCCGACTTCAGACCAGTCAAATTTGGCAGCAAGCTCTGAATCATCCTGTTCATTGAGAAGGAAACGAGAATCAGGGCTGACTAAAGTGATTGTAAAAGATACAGCAATACAGACGCAGCCATCTGGATTCACCTACACCTGGCCCAGAG AAGGAGGTGTGACAGTCCTCGGAGCATCTCTTGGAGCTGCATATATAGATCCCACCCCCATTGCCAGTCACGTTATCAGTCCTGAAGCAATGGAAG CACTGACAGCTTACAATCCTGCCAGCTTTGCTCTGAATGACATGCTGAAACAGCAGCTCACTCTGATTCGCCAGTTTGTGCAAGTGAGCCGGCATCTCTATTTATCTGTTGTGGCCTCAATAGAACAGGACAACTACCATTACACAACCTTGGAAGAAACTAAAGAG
- the c14h19orf44 gene encoding uncharacterized protein C19orf44 homolog isoform X2, whose product MFRKGGLRNSALARAQAQLSGQRIFGSFEDSGDELQEYMNTLYKKSNSLKINPFNLHEISDQSDISLEDIVDREWKGNRYSKTAATVKPAEGIRELPLTGNRFLKKPNKLAVSQSPTVSKSMLKKANEEDTRRPDAASAWVRSSSAVLARLTQIENKIVSRRLSAHTIDSDEDSHISDEKQLSPKSSSELSGKGSRFLKRMSDTATKQEHNVRTLKKEMGSSKRDQHNAYPRTPARVATIDSDEEEMRKILGGSLELADESELIKRSLVTPQHSFKLRKQSTLRNHPRGQLRMPSPPSVGSPLSQSPRMKFVKQLPSSPSERSEIKSLDELFAEPSVAEDVKSLDNESSNDFRLNILTLEDLVPSVEQKTTKEAPTLKNEESRPPDNQNTQSALHTSELRMANELVSPHTQPSTPSREKYESDLESDIMVENAVTGSEITEHLTGDSNVSKKEKNFPEKLHKRLKADGESTLCSEYSEDFENSDSEVSLAKMDQSESCADQSESSADRLSKEELKTDYSDYSTFHSTSSTPTSDQSNLAASSESSCSLRRKRESGLTKVIVKDTAIQTQPSGFTYTWPREGGVTVLGASLGAAYIDPTPIASHVISPEAMEALTAYNPASFALNDMLKQQLTLIRQFVQVSRHLYLSVVASIEQDNYHYTTLEETKEFIRSRRPPPISLDQALEEVHQELKEYHCI is encoded by the exons ATGTTCAGGAAAGGTGGATTGCGGAATTCTGCCCTGGCGAGAGCCCAGGCCCAGCTCTCTGGACAGAGAATATTTGGAAGCTTTGAGGACTCTGGAGATGAACTGCAG GAATATATGAACACTCTGTACAAGAAAAGCAATTCCCTGAAGATTAATCCATTTAACTTGCATGAAATCAGTGACCAAAGTGACATTTCATTAGAGGATATAGTGGATAGAGAATGGAAAGGGAATCGATATTCAAAAACTGCAGCTACTGTAAAGCCAGCAGAAGGCATCAGGGAGCTGCCATTGACTGGCAATCGGTTCTTGAAGAAGCCAAACAAATTGGCAGTGTCACAAAGTCCCACAGTGAGCAAGAGCATGTTGAAGAAAGCTAATGAGGAAGACACAAGAAGACCAGATGCTGCCTCGGCGTGGGTCAGATCTTCCAGTGCTGTGCTTGCCAGACTAACGCAAATAGAAAACAAAATCGTGAGCAGAAGACTGAGTGCACACACAATCGATTCTGATGAGGATTCACATATTTCTGATGAGAAGCAACTTTCTCCCAAGTCAAGCAGTGAGTTAAGTGGAAAAGGGAGCAGATTCCTGAAGAGAATGTCAGATACTGCTACAAAGCAGGAGCACAATGTCAGGACTCTGAAGAAAGAAATGGGATCTTCAAAGAGAGACCAGCATAATGCATATCCTCGAACTCCAGCCAGAGTGGCCACAATTGACAGTGATGAAGAGGAAATGAGGAAAATACTAGGAGGCTCCTTAGAACTCGCTGATGAAAGTGAACTTATAAAAAGATCACTTGTAACTCCACAACACAGTTTCAAGCTGCGAAAACAG TCTACCTTGAGAAACCATCCGAGGGGCCAATTGAGAATGCCCTCCCCACCTAGTGTGGGTTCCCCTCTGAGCCAGTCTCCAAGAATGAAGTTTGTGAAACAACTCCCGTCTTCCCCATCTGAACGAAGTGAGATTAAGTCTTTGGATGAGCTCTTTGCTGAACCCTCTGTTGCTGAGGATGTGAAAAGTCTTGACAATGAGTCCTCCAATG ACTTCCGGCTAAATATCTTGACTCTGGAAGATTTGGTTCCATCTGTAGAACAGAAAACTACAAAAGAAGCACCAACTCTGAAG aatgaagAGAGTCGACCCCCTGATAATCAGAATACGCAATCTGCTCTTCACACCTCAGAGCTACGTATGGCAAATGAGCTAGTCAGTCCACATACTCAACCTTCCACACCTTCAAGAGAAAAATATGAGAGTGACTTGGAAAGTGATATCATGGTGGAAAATGCTGTAACTGGAAGTGAAATCACTGAACATTTGACTGGCGATTCTAATGTGTCAAAGAAGGAAAAGAACTTTCCAGAGAAGCTGCACAAGCGATTAAAAGCAGATGGTGAGAGCACTCTGTGTTCTGAATACTCGGAGGACTTTGAAAATTCTGACTCTGAAGTATCATTGGCAAAAATGGACCAGAGTGAATCATGTGCTGACCAGAGTGAATCAAGTGCTGACCGGTTATCTAAGGAGGAGCTAAAGACAGATTACTCTGACTACAGCACTTTCCATTCAACATCCTCAACTCCGACTTCAGACCAGTCAAATTTGGCAGCAAGCTCTGAATCATCCTGTTCATTGAGAAGGAAACGAGAATCAGGGCTGACTAAAGTGATTGTAAAAGATACAGCAATACAGACGCAGCCATCTGGATTCACCTACACCTGGCCCAGAG AAGGAGGTGTGACAGTCCTCGGAGCATCTCTTGGAGCTGCATATATAGATCCCACCCCCATTGCCAGTCACGTTATCAGTCCTGAAGCAATGGAAG CACTGACAGCTTACAATCCTGCCAGCTTTGCTCTGAATGACATGCTGAAACAGCAGCTCACTCTGATTCGCCAGTTTGTGCAAGTGAGCCGGCATCTCTATTTATCTGTTGTGGCCTCAATAGAACAGGACAACTACCATTACACAACCTTGGAAGAAACTAAAGAG